In the genome of Desulfobulbaceae bacterium DB1, one region contains:
- a CDS encoding carbamoyl phosphate synthase small subunit, which yields MKALIALEDGTVFEGESFTGAGETTGEIVFNTGMSGYQEILMDPSYRGQIVTMTYPLIGNYGINEEDMESSRIHVEAFLVKEYQDYPSNFRSTGSLAAFLKKYNILGVQGIDTRALTRHIRLAGALRGIVSTEDLDPQSLIAKAKKSPGLIGRDLVKEVTCNVPYGWNNGKPKPGSNFSSSDPGKFKVVAFDFGLKYNQLRLLAERNCSVQVVPATTSAKDILAMDPDGIFLSNGPGDPAGIQGVVENVRDLLGKKPIFGICLGHQILGLAYGGTTYKLKFGHRGSNQPVKDLITGKIEITSQNHGFCVDLASLDKNEVELTHINLNDSSLEGMRHKKFPAFSVQYHPENAPGPHDSVYLFDRFIETMRG from the coding sequence ATGAAGGCCCTTATCGCGCTTGAAGACGGTACCGTTTTTGAAGGAGAATCCTTCACCGGTGCCGGTGAGACCACCGGTGAAATCGTTTTTAACACCGGAATGTCAGGTTACCAGGAGATCCTGATGGACCCATCCTATAGAGGGCAGATCGTCACCATGACCTATCCGCTGATCGGCAACTACGGAATCAATGAAGAAGACATGGAATCGTCCCGGATCCACGTTGAGGCTTTTCTGGTGAAAGAGTATCAGGATTATCCGAGCAATTTCCGGTCGACCGGCTCATTAGCCGCTTTCTTGAAAAAATACAATATACTGGGGGTACAGGGAATCGACACCCGCGCCCTGACCCGCCACATCCGTCTCGCCGGTGCCCTGCGGGGAATTGTTTCAACAGAGGATCTTGACCCGCAGTCACTTATTGCCAAAGCCAAAAAATCGCCCGGCCTTATCGGCCGCGATCTGGTCAAGGAGGTCACCTGCAACGTGCCCTACGGCTGGAATAACGGCAAACCGAAACCCGGCAGCAATTTTTCCAGTTCCGACCCCGGCAAATTCAAAGTCGTGGCCTTTGATTTCGGGTTGAAATACAACCAGTTGCGCTTACTTGCCGAACGGAACTGTTCCGTCCAGGTTGTGCCGGCCACCACTTCGGCCAAGGACATTCTGGCCATGGATCCAGACGGCATCTTTCTTTCCAACGGCCCCGGTGACCCGGCTGGAATTCAAGGAGTCGTCGAAAACGTCAGGGATCTTCTCGGCAAAAAACCAATTTTCGGAATATGTCTCGGCCACCAGATTCTCGGACTGGCTTACGGCGGCACCACCTACAAATTAAAATTCGGCCATCGCGGCTCCAATCAACCTGTAAAGGATCTCATCACCGGCAAAATAGAAATCACTTCACAGAACCACGGTTTTTGCGTCGACCTGGCCAGCCTGGACAAGAATGAAGTGGAACTGACCCACATCAACTTGAACGATTCGAGCCTGGAAGGCATGCGCCATAAAAAATTTCCGGCATTTTCCGTCCAGTACCACCCGGAAAATGCTCCAGGTCCCCATGATTCGGTCTACCTCTTTGACCGATTCATCGAGACGATGCGCGGATAG